The DNA region CTTGACAAAAATATGAGACTAAAACATGAGAAAAGGAACACAATCATTGTCGGTGATTCATAGGCAAGTTACCAATCTTTCTTGTTCTGAAGATCGACCAGCGAAGCagcttttctttattcttttaattgcaACATCTGATCCTCTCCATTTTCCATGGTACACAGTCCCAAATGTACCAGAACCCAGCTCTCGCAACTCTTCAAGATCTTCATTCTTTATGAACTGCCATTTgcattataaatatatgtataaattaaatgcTAGTAAATCTTATGAACTCAAATTCTATAATGTcatcagagaaaaaaaaagtccattAAGCAACCAAGCCATCATCTAGTACAGATGTTCTTCAAGTCAATTTTATAGAAACAAGCTTATGTAAGATATGCCAGTCATTCATAGGTCCATGTTACTGGCAAAAACAGATTATGTAATGGTTGTGGATTAATGAGTCAATTAACATCAGGGTCACCTAAGAGTGACATTGTACTTTTCAAGAATAAACTTAGATGTAGCATCAAAGTAGTTAACCAAGGTAGAATAAATATCCTGCCAGAGCATACTTTAACCTATAAATTTCACACATGCTAATATTGTAAGTGTAGGATCATATGTTAGACAGTAATCCATTTATGACAAGATAGAAAATTGAACTCAATTTCTACAATGGGCAATAAAAAAGTAGACTAAAATTATTAGAGGAGTGCTATAGCAACACACTCTATTGTtggttaaaattattaaaaaccacAAAATTAGGAGAGAGACTCATTAAATAGGTAGTAGGaccacaaaaattaataattttcaataaattccaACTAATAGTAGAGTGTTGCTAGCATTTCTCAAATTATTATTCTCTGTAGAAAAGACTGGTATAATACATCAACGCAAACGAAATGATACATCCAAGCATGATACCTGCACAGTACTGGTGTCAAATTCCCCTGCTACAACCACATTCCTCGGTTCATTCTTGTCATCCTAATTTCAATTCATTACAGTAGTTGTCAGCAAAAAGAGCAAATTTGTGCAGGCTCTTCAGATAAAGAACGACTAATAACATACCTGGTATTCAGACTCCTGTGGTCGTATGTTTTCCATTATGGCATCCATGTTCTTATTTTCATTGCCCTTTAGTTGGGAATGCTCATATTTTTGGTGAAAGATACTTGCTTCTGTTTTAGTTGCTACAGGTACATTTTTCTGATTTTCTTCACCAATATTTAGGTGGGAATCTGTGCGTCCTGCCAAAACACCACCAGCTGGTTGAGGAGCAGATGGCTGAGATTTACTATCCCCCTCTTGTACTTTTCTCACAGCAGACGAAAAACCAAGATTATCCTGATCAATTAGAGATACATTATCAAACCCCTCTAGAGCCAAGTTCTGAAAATATGACCAACGTTTAGGCTCATGATTGTCCATATTTAAGCTCAAACCTGCTCTATCTGTTGGTAATGGACCAATGCTTGAGGAATCTTCAGAAATTATTGCTTTGGAGAACATGTCATAAAGGAAATCACGGGGAAACCTGTCCTCGATATCAATCAGAATGTCACCCTGAGTAGGTCTGGATTTAGCTTCTGGGGGAAAATCTTGAGAAACATCTTGGCCTGTGTTTCCAGTTAAAGGAAAAGTCTGGGATTGGACCTTAGTATCATTATCAGACTCCCTGGTAGAAACCTCAGCCAAATTGAGGTCTGGAAGTTTAGATGCTAGATTCTGATTTTGTTCAACAGAAGGAACTTGATGAAATGCAAGATGTTCGGTGCCTTTGGTTTCGTTTTCAGAACTAAGAACCTGATCCTCATTTCTAGAAACTTTATTATCTTCTAGCACTTGCTTCGACTCAGAATTCACATGCTGTGATAACTTTGGATTCACCTTAATTGTTGTATCAGGCAACTGTTTGTATGTCTGTGGCGGGGCAAATCCATCATCAATGGTATGGCCATCTGCTTGCAAAGGCTTTCCTGCTGAGCTGGACATCATGTTCAGATTTGATGTATTCCCATTGTGCAACATGTCAGTGGATTCTGTAATTGAATTTTTCTGGCTGAAGTCAGAAAGCAAATCTGACATGAGTAAGTGAGAACCATGAGCATCATCTGACTTTGTAGATCGGTTCAGCAAATCTGCCTGCTCCCTTGGAATTCTCTCTGAATAATAGACTCTGTTGGGAAGTGGAGGTGGTTCAAGGTAACTGAAATCAATTACATTGGACTCGGCATCAACATGAGCATGGCTGAATGCATCAGTGGCTGTAGTAAAGAAGTCATCTTCAACAGACTTGGGAGTCTGTGTGGGATTCATACTACTAATTAATGAAGAGGCATCTTCAGACTGCTGGTGCTTACCCTTGTTCTTTGATGGTAATGCAGGATGAAGCCCTTCTGATATAGCAGCTGTAGCTGAAGCATCTGATATATTAGCATGCAAATTGCCCTCAAATGGCTGCAAAGGAATAGGATATGGTGCTTCCAAGGGGAAAACTTTTCCTGGGTCATTGCCTGTATGAATGAAATTATCACCCTTTCTTTTCACCAGCGTTTCTGGCATAGCTGAAATTTGTACCTGCAACTGACTGGATGCTTGTCCATCATTCATGATTCCTTGGTTGACAAGGCCATGAGTTGGCATAGAAACTGGAATCTCTTCAAGATTGTGAGCGGAGTTGTTAGAAGGACCAAGGCCATGCTGTAGTGGATAATGACTAGCTTCCCCGTGGTGAATAATCTGCTCATCATAAAACAATGGATGGGTTTCATAAGCATTAGAGGAGATTGGAAGCACTGGTTGTGAAGATTGAATAGCCAGTGATGGTTTAACATTGTCAGTCAAGGATGAACTGCTAACACCAAATGTGTCCATGAGAACTCTGTTGGTCTCCCTCTCATTATTGTGTCCATTCAATTCATGTAAGTTATTAGTAGAGCCACTTTCACCACGAAGGATTGAGTTGTTTCTTGAACCCATGCCCATACCATTAACAGCAACGACATACTGAATTTCAGAATCACCATCCATGCTACCTATACCGAACTGAGTATCATCCAAATCATTCATAGATAACAGAAAAATCCTAAGCTTATTTGATTCTCGGCCGCCTTGTAGATCATGACATTCCTCCATCATATTCCGCAGATCCTCATCAGAAGATACTGAAACCAATGCATCAAGATCTTCTCCAGGGAGCTGATACTTTATCACATGAGTTTCATTATAGATGGATGATGTTTTAAGCATAAGCTCATGAAAACGTATGTCCCGTCTTATACTAATAATACGCGTTTCACCCCCAACATATCTAAGCTTTCCATCACTAGGCCGTGGCAATATTTTACCGCCAAAGCTGCATAGAACCTTCATCTTCATTGATGCGCTTTCAGAAACACTAGAAGAGGAAGTACCATGAAGAACTCGGTAACTGTCTTGATTAGATGAAGATCTAGGAATGGATTGAGCTGAACCATAATTACTTCTGTCCTGGTGTTGAGAAGAGTTCCTTCTGTCAAACTCTTTTGGACCCTTTTCAACCTTTGTGAGCACAGAAATATCTGATCCACTCTCTGATCCAGGGTGGCCCAAAATGCCTTTCAATTCCATATAGCCTGTTGAATAATTGGGATCACCCACAACATTTGGAAAGGCAGGCTTCCTGAGATTCACCCTATCTCTCATAAACTCGAGAGCAAATTCCTCACCAGTCTGTATGGAGTAATTAAGTACAGGTTTATTTTCTGACATATTAAATGGCGGAGGTCGTGCATTGATATGCATGCCATCACGAAGGTCTTGCGGGACCAACTGTGGTGCAGAATGGAATTCCTCATTTCGAGGTTCCATGGAattgtattgatgtttctgCATCCTTGGTTGTCTAATCAAAGTCTCATTTGTAAAGTTAAATGCATGGATTCACTGTAAAGCCACAGTTCTGGAAAGACACTTAACATCATATAGAAATAATGCACCTAATACTGTAAATTCAATTTCCAAATCTCACAAACAGGACTGCTAACAACTCCAGCAATTTGAAACTTTGAATTCTTTACCCATGGCAATGGGTCAGAAAGAACCTTTGCTAATGCTCATGTTTGTGTCAGCATAATCAACACCTGAAGAAGCTTCCATAATCTTAAGAATTCTCAAGAATAAGGTACTTTCTTCAAAGATCAAACTACCTTCAGAATATGTCACCCTATATGCATGATGAAATTTAGAAACTGCTTAGCTTAGAAGAGATGTAGCAAGATATAAAAACAACTACATAATAGGAAtggataaaagataaaagatcacAAGAATTATACCCAATAAAatcaataagaaaatatatcacCAACCTATGAAAATTGTCATAATATTCAATATCTCATATACCACTAGCAATTTTATTTACCTGCCATACAcgattcaccaaaaaaaaataaaattggccTCTTATAATTGTTTGAAGAACACAATCTCACAAAACTCAGCTTTCTAACAATCTTAAGGTTGAGGATACTATAGATCTAAATTGTTTTCATGGTTAGTAATCAGATAGTAGACTCTGGTCCTTGGATAAAATAAGTTCTTGTACTTATTCCTTTCAATCCCTAGTTCATTCCTTAACTTCTTCTAATTACATACACTACCTacataataataagaagaaaaggatTTATAAACTGGAACTTCTTGCTCTGAAAATTCCTTATCCAACATGCATCACCCAAAATATTGTCTAGTAATAGAACCATAGCAGGATGTAGTGAAGCAAAACCCAACAccaaccataaaaaaaaaaggttaaaagatATTCTTTGAGCAAATCAAACCACATGCAAAGATCAAATGGAGGAAAAAGTGAATAAACAGTCAAGGTCAACTAAACAAACAGACCCATATATTAGATCACTGTTGCTCAACTCTCCCATGATTATACAATCCACAAATTATCAAACTTGGGTCTTAACTTCAACCTTCCCCCATCAAAACACAGCATGGAGGATCGTAAGTGCACAAATCAAATTTGACTCAATTAACAGAAAAAGACATCATCAAACACAAAATCACAGCTGAATCATGAAAAGGATGAATCAGAATCAACTAAAAATACCTGACTGATGATTGTTTTGAGCTTGATACAGCCTTTGGCTCAAGAAGGTTTCAGAGGAAGAGCCATGGCTGGTGTCTGGGggaaaaactaaaatcaaatgaaaaaaacaaagatatacATGGGAAAGAAAGAAACCAAAAAGAATCCAACTTTGTCTACCCCATCTTTtgatttaccttttttttttttttttgttcttttgggTTCCAAAAAACTGTCTGAATCTACTTCAACTTCAATTATCCTTTTGGAACAAAATGACAGCGCACACTCTCTCTcttgtttctctctctatatcTGTGGATTTGAGAAGCTGTGTTTTCCTGTTTTggaataaaataactttttgtgTCAGCAAAACAGTCAAAGGAGTGAAGAAAcagttgttaaaaaaaaattgcaccttttttttttatcattcttacTGCAATAGTTCGTTAATCGTTAGTCACGTGTTGGTTTTACAACGAGAGAAAAATAacgttattattatattatatatatggtgataaaataataaaattttacaaacaaCTTGTTGAAAAACGTTAGAATTGACGAAGTGAACGTTGTTAAAAGGCATATAATAGAACcctgttgaactttttttaaaaaaataattgcatgagaaaagaaaataattgcaTCGACaatgtataattaataaaaaatagtttttaaaatttgttcacaactaagtttcatattttaatgaGGTGAACTTAGGATAAAtgctattaaataaatatttctaaatataaagagataattaattatcaaactttttattatttggtcGACTTACACACATTGGTTTATTTAGTTAGTTTTTTgggattcttttttaaaatagaacttgttgaaatatttatttcgtTCTTTTTATACAGTGATGAATcaaacaccttttttttttttataattttgtatgtgACAGAATTCTCAAAGAAAAAGCTATAAACTTTGGAATATTTGGTACAATTATATGTAAGATTTGTCTAAGATCATAATTCACTTTTCCTGTTACCTGACATTTATGGATGTTTTGATCAAATTAATATGGATCACAAGTATGAAACCAAATTATAACACGAGAATTATTACTCTAGCAATAATCTGCATACAACAAAATGAAGCTAATTTTACTGTCCAAATAGAGTCAGTTTTGTGTAACGTTGAACTCCAAAATGTGAGTTGGATATCAAACCATTAAAATTGAGCCATTGCTACAAGATAGTAAAGcgaaaaaacaaatggaaaaaataaaaaacgttGACATTGTTCATAAAACAAATGATAGcttatttatcaaaatcacCTTGTAAGGTGAAAGGTGTCCcccaattatatattttactttgatGATGTCAATAGTCGATGTGAATGTGAGATCTCCAATATGTGGCAATAGTAAGGGAAGAgaaatgtgaaaattaaaaagaaaaaaataggtaGCCAAACAAACTAAAATGACATCTGAATTTCTATTAAAGCAGTTGAATGTACAACAAAAATTTAATCAGGCGAGCATTGAATCATCAAGAAAATAATAGTGTACCAGATAGCATTGCCCCTGGTAATAAAATACAGCCTTGGAGTACTGTTCAATGAATAAATTTAACAGTATCCAATTTTATCAAGAAAAAGCATCAATACCAACATTGGTGTAAGAGGGGGGGAAGCAACACCAGGATCTGTTTCAATCATTTAGATGCCTTCTGTGTTTTGGTTTGGCTAGCTGCTGCAGTCATTATGCGCAATCGACTGGCTATTTCTGTGAAGGATGGCCTAGCTGCAGGATTAGGTGCCCAACACTGCTCCATCAGTGTTCTCCATTCAGAATCACAATGATCTGGGATTGTTGGCCTTAATGTGTTATTCACAATCCCACCTGTATAAGTAGAAAGAAATTAGTTAGTAGAGCCAGTATGATAAATAGATAACTAGTGGAGTACAAGAATAGTATGTCTGGATGCCCGTTTTAGACCAGCATATGCGTGTGTCATTTCCAAAGCAACAAAAGGTTGCTTCtgcattttttatatcattgacATGAAAATGTAGCTGCaagacacaaatgcaaaaacacTAGAAAACTTGAGCAAGTGAGAGGCAGTAAAATTTAGAACAATCCTTACGACTATGCTTGGATACCTGATGATGAATGGAATAGaatgaaataaattgaaatGGAACGAAGTTAACATTCCATTGTTTGAATACTTTtatgaatgaattggaaaaaagaaaaaaaaaaaaaaaaaaaaagggttccATCCTGAACCCCTCAAATTGGAGGGGATAAAAGGATTAAAGGAAGGATATTGAAtgtgaaaaggaaaaggcagaCACAAGCAATTTGGCAGAGTGCTGTAAAATTTTGATCACATATATCATGAATACATAGTTGCCTAACACATTTTAGTGTCATGCCCCGAATCCTAGGCCTAAAACCATAGGATTTCTCCTCCTTTTCATCTTTAATCTGTGATATAACACATTTTCATTTGATATTATCCTAGTTCTATTGAAAGTCCAACCTTCCTCACCTTAATTCTCAACTTTGATTACCAATTTCACAAAATCTGGTATGATGGTCACTGTTTAAAGAAACTACAGAAGAAACTTTCCAAATATTGTTAATTAATGAAAAGTAGAAACCGTTTTCATGAGGATGCAGCAAGAATGTAGTTGCACAGACATGaaaaagaacataagaaaaagatCCTACCTATGATTGCACCATAGTGCATATTGGCATATGGCTCCTCACCAGTTAGAATCTCCCATAATACTATGCCAAAGGAGAACACATCAACCtacaaatcaaaattgaaaatcagaAATCAAAAACTCCAAGTACCAAGGTGATACATAAGGATTGTAAactgaaattatttaattttcagatATTCCTTTCCAAAAAATATCAAGGTGAAAGTTCCAAGCATCCCTTATTCTCTTCTGAAAAGATTTCcaaaagtagaaaaagaaataaacaggAAATTTTGTATgctttgttgaaaaaaaattgcttaaacTTCTATTCCAAGGAATAGTTATCAATCTTGGATAGCAACACATAGCAGACAAGCCCAAAAATGCTATGGCAGGATAGCACATAGCAAGACAGCCACTATTCTGAAATTTTTTATGCAGATTAAACAATTTatactatatacatataaatgctcagaagtttaaaaaaattactcaaaattCAGAAAAGAGGTGGTTCATAGATCAGAACAGAGAAAAGAATGGAAGAATGTAATCCCACTGTCCAGGTAATATGAACTAGTTAAAGAGACTCTTCGCTATGAGATTAAGGCTATTTTAACATCAAGAAAAGCAATCAATACAACTCAGCTCCTTAGTTAAATTTCATTCTTCATCATGGGATAATAGAAAGGCATTTCATTCAGACAACTAAAAATTCTACCTTTTCTGAGACCTTGTTGCTGCTACCATTCAGCAGCTCTGGTGCCATCCAAGGAAGTGTCCCTCGCACACCACCAGAAACCAAGGTATTTCGTTTAATTTTTGACAAGCCAAAATCCCCAACCTGGAAAAACAAATTTCTTAGTCTACTAAATGTCTATTTTAAATGTAGAACATTTCGTATTTATAGAAAACTGGAGAAAAAATTCCAGCTAGATACCTTGCATATAGGCCGCATAGGATCTTTCAAGTTCACCAACAAATTGTCACATTTTAAGTCAAAGTGTACAATATTTTTTGAGTGCAAATATTCCATTCCAAAAGCTGCATCCATTGCAATTATCAGTCTCTTGCGACGATCAAGATACCTACAATGAAATCTAGATCCTTcagtaaaaaatgaaattcatcATCACCAAACACATACAAGTGTAAATACTATAATGCATTTCATGAGACAGGAATTGTTATTGTTTTCAAGACATGACTTTCCTGATATCCTCTGGATTCAAACTCTTCTTCAGGAACTTGCAGTTCCTCACACTACACCTCTAGTGCTCTGACAATTTCAGTGCAGTTCAGTTGGCTCACAACCTGGTTCTACATGCTCGAAACAAACACATGCAGTTGGAtgtgttgtgtttttttgtcAGGGAAAAGGTTCTCACCAAGCAGCTAGTGGTTCAGCATATACCTGGGACAGATCAGTGGGCAGATCTACTCACCAAGCCTCTTTCACCTACTCGATTCACATATTTGAGTTCCAAACTCAATGTAGCTGAGCTACCTTTGGTTTCTCAGCCCCCTTGAGTTTGCCGGGGGAGGGGGGGCAGAAGGGGGTAAGAGTGTATAGTGTATAAGTAGTGTATATGAGTAACTAACTCAGTTTAGTTTACTACTGTAGTTAGTTAACGGTTAGCTTTAGTTACTTTTCAGTTACAACTGAATCTCAACAGTATAAGTACTGTTATTGTTAGAGATCTCAGTGCCTTTTGTAAATTCTACAATGAGATATACAAATCTCATTTTTCTCTCTAGAATTCTAATAGGCAGCAATAAATCTTCAGCTGATGATATATGATAGCACTTTACTGGTTAGTTTTTAAATACAATGATAtgaataaaaatgcaaaaactttttttatagttgCCTTACCTATCCTTGCGAAGTAATACATGCCTAAGAGAACCATCCACCATGTACTCTGCAACAGTAGCCATTGTTCCTCCTGGTCCATCCTGCACTACACCATAAAATGCCACCACATTTGGATGATGAAGCTTGGAAAGAATTTCTGCCTCCCGCCAGAATTCTACAGTCTGAGAAATGAAACAAATATCATCTCACACGCCTCAAAATCTATCAATCATTGATT from Glycine soja cultivar W05 chromosome 8, ASM419377v2, whole genome shotgun sequence includes:
- the LOC114422082 gene encoding uncharacterized protein LOC114422082, encoding MQKHQYNSMEPRNEEFHSAPQLVPQDLRDGMHINARPPPFNMSENKPVLNYSIQTGEEFALEFMRDRVNLRKPAFPNVVGDPNYSTGYMELKGILGHPGSESGSDISVLTKVEKGPKEFDRRNSSQHQDRSNYGSAQSIPRSSSNQDSYRVLHGTSSSSVSESASMKMKVLCSFGGKILPRPSDGKLRYVGGETRIISIRRDIRFHELMLKTSSIYNETHVIKYQLPGEDLDALVSVSSDEDLRNMMEECHDLQGGRESNKLRIFLLSMNDLDDTQFGIGSMDGDSEIQYVVAVNGMGMGSRNNSILRGESGSTNNLHELNGHNNERETNRVLMDTFGVSSSSLTDNVKPSLAIQSSQPVLPISSNAYETHPLFYDEQIIHHGEASHYPLQHGLGPSNNSAHNLEEIPVSMPTHGLVNQGIMNDGQASSQLQVQISAMPETLVKRKGDNFIHTGNDPGKVFPLEAPYPIPLQPFEGNLHANISDASATAAISEGLHPALPSKNKGKHQQSEDASSLISSMNPTQTPKSVEDDFFTTATDAFSHAHVDAESNVIDFSYLEPPPLPNRVYYSERIPREQADLLNRSTKSDDAHGSHLLMSDLLSDFSQKNSITESTDMLHNGNTSNLNMMSSSAGKPLQADGHTIDDGFAPPQTYKQLPDTTIKVNPKLSQHVNSESKQVLEDNKVSRNEDQVLSSENETKGTEHLAFHQVPSVEQNQNLASKLPDLNLAEVSTRESDNDTKVQSQTFPLTGNTGQDVSQDFPPEAKSRPTQGDILIDIEDRFPRDFLYDMFSKAIISEDSSSIGPLPTDRAGLSLNMDNHEPKRWSYFQNLALEGFDNVSLIDQDNLGFSSAVRKVQEGDSKSQPSAPQPAGGVLAGRTDSHLNIGEENQKNVPVATKTEASIFHQKYEHSQLKGNENKNMDAIMENIRPQESEYQDDKNEPRNVVVAGEFDTSTVQFIKNEDLEELRELGSGTFGTVYHGKWRGSDVAIKRIKKSCFAGRSSEQERLTIEFWREADILSKLHHPNVVAFYGVVQDGPGATLATVTEFMVDGSLRNVLLRKDRYLDRRKRLIIAMDAAFGMEYLHSKNIVHFDLKCDNLLVNLKDPIRPICKVGDFGLSKIKRNTLVSGGVRGTLPWMAPELLNGSSNKVSEKVDVFSFGIVLWEILTGDEPYANMHYGAIIGGIVNNTLRPTIPSYCDLEWKTLMEQCWAPNPAVRPSFAEIARRLRVMSAAASQIKGQGHKASK